One part of the bacterium genome encodes these proteins:
- a CDS encoding OadG-related small transporter subunit codes for MDWTNFNESLKLMAMGMAGIFAFILIFYGLVMVLIKVFPEKPQTDNN; via the coding sequence ATGGACTGGACCAACTTCAACGAAAGCCTTAAATTAATGGCCATGGGCATGGCCGGCATCTTCGCCTTCATCCTGATCTTTTACGGCCTGGTGATGGTGCTGATCAAGGTATTCCCCGAAAAACCACAAACCGACAATAACTGA